The Odocoileus virginianus isolate 20LAN1187 ecotype Illinois chromosome 27, Ovbor_1.2, whole genome shotgun sequence genome has a window encoding:
- the C2 gene encoding complement C2 isoform X3 produces the protein MDPLMAVLYLLPLYPGLATATLSCPKNVNISGGSFTLSNGWSPGSILTYSCPLGRYPYPVVTRLCKSNGQWQIPRSTRSTKAICKPVRCPAPVSFENGVYTPRLGSHPVGGNLSFECEDGFTLRGSAVRQCRPNGMWDGETAVCDNGASHCPNPGISVGAVRTGSRFGLGDKVRYRCSSNLVLTGSAERECQDDGVWSGTEAICRQPYSYDFPEDVAPALGTSFSHLLATTNPIQQKTENLGRKIQIQRSGHLNLYLLLDASQSVSKDDFEIFKDSASRMVDRIFSFEIKVSVAIITFASKPKIIMSVLDDRSRDVTEVENSLRNINYKDHENGTGTNIYEALHGVYIMMNNQMNRLHMNPVAWREIRHAIILLTDGKSNMGGSPKVAVDNIKEVLNINQKRKDYLDIYAIGVGSLDVDWKELNNLGSKKDGERHAFILKDVQALSQVFEHMLDVSQLTDPICGVGNMSANASAQERTPWHVTFKPRSQETCRGALISDQWVLTAAHCFRNAEDSTLWRVSVGDPNFQGGKEFQIEKAVISPGFNVFSKKNQGIPEFYGDDIALLKLTQKVKMSSHARPICLPCTVGANLALRRLPGSTCRDHEMELLNQVSIPAHFVALNGDKLNVNLKTGSEWTNCVRVVSEDKTTFPNLTDVREVVTDQFLCSGTQGDDSPCKGGPGELGSLQPLWQLQ, from the exons ATGGACCCACTGATGGCCGTCCTTTACTTGCTGCCCCTGTACCCAG GTTTGGCTACAGCCACGCTTTCCTGCCCCAAGAACGTGAATATCTCTGGGGGCAGTTTCACCCTCAGCAACGGCTGGAGCCCTGGGAGTATCCTCACCTACTCTTGCCCCCTGGGCCGCTACCCGTACCCGGTGGTGACAAGGCTGTGCAAGAGCAATGGACAGTGGCAAATTCCAAGATCCACTCGGTCGACAAAGGCGATCTGTAAAC ctGTTCGCTGTCCAGCCCCTGTTTCCTTTGAGAATGGTGTGTACACCCCACGGCTGGGGTCCCACCCGGTGGGCGGCAACCTGAGCTTCGAGTGTGAGGATGGCTTCACCCTGCGGGGCTCAGCTGTGCGACAGTGTCGCCCCAATGGCATGTGGGATGGCGAGACGGCCGTGTGTGACAATGGCG CCAGCCACTGCCCCAACCCGGGCATTTCCGTGGGTGCAGTGAGGACCGGCTCTCGCTTCGGCCTTGGGGACAAGGTCAGATACCGCTGCTCCTCGAATCTGGTGCTGACAGGGTCTGCGGAGCGCGAGTGCCAGGACGACGGGGTCTGGAGTGGGACGGAGGCCATCTGCCGCC AGCCCTACTCCTACGACTTTCCTGAGGATGTGGCCCCCGCCCTGGGCACCTCCTTCTCCCACTTACTTGCAACCACCAATCCCATCCAGCAGAAGACAG aaaactTGGGTCGCAAAATACAAATCCAGCGTTCCGGTCATCTGAACCTCTACCTGCTCCTGGACGCCTCTCAGAGTGTGTCCAAAGATGACTTTGAAATCTTCAAGGACAGCGCCTCCCGCATGGTGGACAGG ATCTTCAGCTTTGAGATCAAGGTTAGTGTTGCCATCATCACTTTTGCATCAAAGCCCAAAATCATCATGTCGGTCTTGGATGACAGATCCCGGGATGTGACTGAAGTGGAGAACAGTCTGAGAAATATCAACTATAAAG ACCATGAAAATGGAACTGGGACCAACATCTACGAGGCCCTCCATGGTGTCTATATAATGATGAATAACCAAATGAATCGGCTCCATATGAACCCAGTGGCCTGGCGGGAAATCCGACATGCCATCATCCTTCTGACAGACG GAAAGTCCAACATGGGCGGCTCTCCCAAGGTGGCTGTTGACAATATCAAAGAGGTCTTGAACATCAACCAGAAGAGGAAAGATTATCTGG ACATCTATGCCATTGGCGTGGGCAGCCTAGATGTGGATTGGAAAGAGCTGAATAACCTGGGGTCCAAGAAGGATGGCGAGAGGCACGCCTTTATTCTGAAGGATGTGCAGGCGCTGAGCCAGGTCTTCGAGCACATGCTGG ATGTCTCTCAGCTCACAGACCCCATCTGTGGGGTGGGGAACATGTCTGCCAATGCCTCTGCCCAGGAGAGGACACCCTGGCACGTTACCTTTAAG CCCAGGAGCCAGGAGACCTGCCGGGGGGCCCTCATCTCTGACCAGTGGGTCCTGACAGCCGCTCACTGCTTCCGCAATGCCGAGGACAGCACACTGTGGAGGGTCAGTGTGG GGGATCCCAACTTTCAGGGGGGCAAAGAATTCCAAATTGAGAAGGCAGTGATCTCCCCGGGGTTCAATGTCTTTTCCAAGAAGAATCAGGGAATCCCGGAGTTCTATGGCGATGACATCGCTCTGCTAAAGCTGACCCAGAAAGTGAAGATGTCCAGCCATGCCAG GCCCATCTGCCTCCCCTGCACAGTGGGGGCCAACCTGGCTCTGCGGAGACTCCCAGGCAGTACCTGCCGAGACCACG AGATGGAGCTTCTGAACCAAGTGAGCATTCCTGCTCATTTTGTGGCTTTGAATGGGGATAAGCTGAACGTTAACCTCAAGACAGGGTCAGAG TGGACAAACTGTGTCAGGGTCGTCTCTGAAGACAAAACCACGTTCCCCAACCTGACAGATGTCAGAGAGGTGGTGACAGACCAATTCCTATGCAGTGGGACCCAGGGGGATGACAGTCCCTGCAAGG GTGGGCCTGGTGAGCTGGGGTCTCTACAACCCCTGTGGCAGCTCCAGTAA
- the ZBTB12 gene encoding zinc finger and BTB domain-containing protein 12 isoform X2, whose product MASGVEVLRFQLPGHEAATLRNMNQLRAEERFCDVTIVADSLKFRGHKVILAACSPFLRDQFLLNPSSELQMEHVVEKCRNALSQFIEPKIGLKEDGVSDASLVSSVSATKSLLPPARTPKPAPKPPPPPPLPPPLLRPVKLEFPLDEDLELKAEEEDEDEDEDVSDICIVKVESALEVAHRLKPPGGLGGGLGIGGSVGSHLGELAQSSVPPSTVAPPQGVVKACYSLSEDAEGEGLLLIPGGRASVGATSGLVEAAAVAMAARGAGGSLGAGGGRGPLPGGFSSGNPLKNIKCTKCPEVFQGVEKLVFHMRAQHFIFMCPRCGKQFNHSSNLNRHMNVHRGVKSHSCGICGKCFTQKSTLHDHLNLHSGARPYRCSYCDVRFAHKPAIRRHLKEQHGKTTAENVLEASVAEINVLIR is encoded by the exons ATGGCCTCTGGGGTGGAAGTCCTGCGCTTCCAGCTGCCTGGCCACGAGGCTGCTACCCTGCGGAACATGAACCAGCTTCGCGCAGAGGAGCGGTTCTGCGACGTGACCATTGTGGCCGACAGCCTCAAGTTCCGTGGCCACAAGGTCATCCTGGCCGCCTGCTCGCCGTTCCTGCGGGATCAGTTCCTGCTGAATCCCAGCTCTGAG CTGCAGATGGAGCACGTGGTGGAGAAATGCCGGAACGCCCTCAGCCAGTTTATCGAGCCCAAAATAGGCCTCAAAGAGGATGGGGTCAGCGATGCCAGCCTTGTGAGCAGTGTCAGTGCCACCAAATCCCTGCTCCCTCCTGCCAGGACCCCAAAGCCAGCCCCCaaacccccgcccccgccccctctcccccctccACTCCTGAGGCCTGTGAAGCTAGAGTTCCCGCTGGATGAGGACCTGGAGCTGAAGGCCGAGGAAGAGGATGAGGACGAGGACGAGGACGTGTCTGACATCTGCATCGTCAAGGTGGAATCAGCCCTGGAGGTGGCACACCGGCTCAAGCCTCCCGGGGGCCTGGGAGGAGGTCTGGGCATTGGAGGCTCTGTGGGCAGCCACCTTGGGGAGCTGGCCCAGAGCAGCGTGCCTCCCAGCACTGTCGCCCCACCGCAGGGTGTGGTGAAAGCCTGCTACAGCCTGTCTGAGGACGCGGAAGGGGAGGGCCTGCTCTTGATCCCTGGAGGCCGGGCCAGTGTGGGGGCCACCTCAGGCCTTGTGGAGGCAGCAGCGGTGGCCATGGCtgcccggggggcggggggcagcctgggggcagggggcggccGGGGACCCCTGCCCGGAGGCTTTTCCAGCGGAAATCCCCTAAAGAACATCAAGTGCACCAAGTGCCCGGAAGTGTTCCAGGGCGTGGAGAAGCTGGTCTTCCACATGCGGGCGCAGCACTTCATCTTCATGTGCCCGCGCTGCGGCAAGCAGTTCAACCACAGCAGCAACCTCAACCGCCACATGAACGTGCACCGCGGCGTCAAGTCGCACTCGTGTGGCATCTGCGGCAAGTGCTTCACGCAGAAGTCCACGCTGCACGATCACCTCAACCTCCACTCGGGAGCGAGGCCCTATCGCTGCTCCTACTGCGACGTGCGCTTCGCTCACAAGCCGGCCATTAGGCGGCACCTCAAGGAGCAGCACGGCAAGACCACAGCAGAGAACGTGCTGGAGGCTAGTGTGGCCGAGATCAATGTCCTCATCCGCTAG
- the C2 gene encoding complement C2 isoform X2: MDPLMAVLYLLPLYPGLATATLSCPKNVNISGGSFTLSNGWSPGSILTYSCPLGRYPYPVVTRLCKSNGQWQIPRSTRSTKAICKPVRCPAPVSFENGVYTPRLGSHPVGGNLSFECEDGFTLRGSAVRQCRPNGMWDGETAVCDNGASHCPNPGISVGAVRTGSRFGLGDKVRYRCSSNLVLTGSAERECQDDGVWSGTEAICRQPYSYDFPEDVAPALGTSFSHLLATTNPIQQKTENLGRKIQIQRSGHLNLYLLLDASQSVSKDDFEIFKDSASRMVDRIFSFEIKVSVAIITFASKPKIIMSVLDDRSRDVTEVENSLRNINYKDHENGTGTNIYEALHGVYIMMNNQMNRLHMNPVAWREIRHAIILLTDGKSNMGGSPKVAVDNIKEVLNINQKRKDYLDIYAIGVGSLDVDWKELNNLGSKKDGERHAFILKDVQALSQVFEHMLDVSQLTDPICGVGNMSANASAQERTPWHVTFKPRSQETCRGALISDQWVLTAAHCFRNAEDSTLWRVSVGDPNFQGGKEFQIEKAVISPGFNVFSKKNQGIPEFYGDDIALLKLTQKVKMSSHARPICLPCTVGANLALRRLPGSTCRDHEMELLNQVSIPAHFVALNGDKLNVNLKTGSEWTNCVRVVSEDKTTFPNLTDVREVVTDQFLCSGTQGDDSPCKGESGGAVFLERRLRFFQVGLVSWGLYNPCGSSSKNSRKPATRGKVPRDFHINLFRLQPWLRQHLEGILNFVPL, translated from the exons ATGGACCCACTGATGGCCGTCCTTTACTTGCTGCCCCTGTACCCAG GTTTGGCTACAGCCACGCTTTCCTGCCCCAAGAACGTGAATATCTCTGGGGGCAGTTTCACCCTCAGCAACGGCTGGAGCCCTGGGAGTATCCTCACCTACTCTTGCCCCCTGGGCCGCTACCCGTACCCGGTGGTGACAAGGCTGTGCAAGAGCAATGGACAGTGGCAAATTCCAAGATCCACTCGGTCGACAAAGGCGATCTGTAAAC ctGTTCGCTGTCCAGCCCCTGTTTCCTTTGAGAATGGTGTGTACACCCCACGGCTGGGGTCCCACCCGGTGGGCGGCAACCTGAGCTTCGAGTGTGAGGATGGCTTCACCCTGCGGGGCTCAGCTGTGCGACAGTGTCGCCCCAATGGCATGTGGGATGGCGAGACGGCCGTGTGTGACAATGGCG CCAGCCACTGCCCCAACCCGGGCATTTCCGTGGGTGCAGTGAGGACCGGCTCTCGCTTCGGCCTTGGGGACAAGGTCAGATACCGCTGCTCCTCGAATCTGGTGCTGACAGGGTCTGCGGAGCGCGAGTGCCAGGACGACGGGGTCTGGAGTGGGACGGAGGCCATCTGCCGCC AGCCCTACTCCTACGACTTTCCTGAGGATGTGGCCCCCGCCCTGGGCACCTCCTTCTCCCACTTACTTGCAACCACCAATCCCATCCAGCAGAAGACAG aaaactTGGGTCGCAAAATACAAATCCAGCGTTCCGGTCATCTGAACCTCTACCTGCTCCTGGACGCCTCTCAGAGTGTGTCCAAAGATGACTTTGAAATCTTCAAGGACAGCGCCTCCCGCATGGTGGACAGG ATCTTCAGCTTTGAGATCAAGGTTAGTGTTGCCATCATCACTTTTGCATCAAAGCCCAAAATCATCATGTCGGTCTTGGATGACAGATCCCGGGATGTGACTGAAGTGGAGAACAGTCTGAGAAATATCAACTATAAAG ACCATGAAAATGGAACTGGGACCAACATCTACGAGGCCCTCCATGGTGTCTATATAATGATGAATAACCAAATGAATCGGCTCCATATGAACCCAGTGGCCTGGCGGGAAATCCGACATGCCATCATCCTTCTGACAGACG GAAAGTCCAACATGGGCGGCTCTCCCAAGGTGGCTGTTGACAATATCAAAGAGGTCTTGAACATCAACCAGAAGAGGAAAGATTATCTGG ACATCTATGCCATTGGCGTGGGCAGCCTAGATGTGGATTGGAAAGAGCTGAATAACCTGGGGTCCAAGAAGGATGGCGAGAGGCACGCCTTTATTCTGAAGGATGTGCAGGCGCTGAGCCAGGTCTTCGAGCACATGCTGG ATGTCTCTCAGCTCACAGACCCCATCTGTGGGGTGGGGAACATGTCTGCCAATGCCTCTGCCCAGGAGAGGACACCCTGGCACGTTACCTTTAAG CCCAGGAGCCAGGAGACCTGCCGGGGGGCCCTCATCTCTGACCAGTGGGTCCTGACAGCCGCTCACTGCTTCCGCAATGCCGAGGACAGCACACTGTGGAGGGTCAGTGTGG GGGATCCCAACTTTCAGGGGGGCAAAGAATTCCAAATTGAGAAGGCAGTGATCTCCCCGGGGTTCAATGTCTTTTCCAAGAAGAATCAGGGAATCCCGGAGTTCTATGGCGATGACATCGCTCTGCTAAAGCTGACCCAGAAAGTGAAGATGTCCAGCCATGCCAG GCCCATCTGCCTCCCCTGCACAGTGGGGGCCAACCTGGCTCTGCGGAGACTCCCAGGCAGTACCTGCCGAGACCACG AGATGGAGCTTCTGAACCAAGTGAGCATTCCTGCTCATTTTGTGGCTTTGAATGGGGATAAGCTGAACGTTAACCTCAAGACAGGGTCAGAG TGGACAAACTGTGTCAGGGTCGTCTCTGAAGACAAAACCACGTTCCCCAACCTGACAGATGTCAGAGAGGTGGTGACAGACCAATTCCTATGCAGTGGGACCCAGGGGGATGACAGTCCCTGCAAGG GAGAATCCGGGGGAGCAGTTTTCCTTGAGCGGAGACTCAGGTTTTTTCAG GTGGGCCTGGTGAGCTGGGGTCTCTACAACCCCTGTGGCAGCTCCAGTAAGAACTCCCGCAAACCTGCGACCCGTGGCAAGGTTCCGCGAGATTTCCACATCAACCTCTTCCGCCTGCAGCCCTGGCTCAGGCAGCATCTGGAGGGCATCCTGAACTTTGTGCCCCTCTAA
- the ZBTB12 gene encoding zinc finger and BTB domain-containing protein 12 isoform X1, with translation MASGVEVLRFQLPGHEAATLRNMNQLRAEERFCDVTIVADSLKFRGHKVILAACSPFLRDQFLLNPSSELQVSLMHSARIVADLLLSCYTGALEFAVRDIVNYLTAASYLQMEHVVEKCRNALSQFIEPKIGLKEDGVSDASLVSSVSATKSLLPPARTPKPAPKPPPPPPLPPPLLRPVKLEFPLDEDLELKAEEEDEDEDEDVSDICIVKVESALEVAHRLKPPGGLGGGLGIGGSVGSHLGELAQSSVPPSTVAPPQGVVKACYSLSEDAEGEGLLLIPGGRASVGATSGLVEAAAVAMAARGAGGSLGAGGGRGPLPGGFSSGNPLKNIKCTKCPEVFQGVEKLVFHMRAQHFIFMCPRCGKQFNHSSNLNRHMNVHRGVKSHSCGICGKCFTQKSTLHDHLNLHSGARPYRCSYCDVRFAHKPAIRRHLKEQHGKTTAENVLEASVAEINVLIR, from the coding sequence ATGGCCTCTGGGGTGGAAGTCCTGCGCTTCCAGCTGCCTGGCCACGAGGCTGCTACCCTGCGGAACATGAACCAGCTTCGCGCAGAGGAGCGGTTCTGCGACGTGACCATTGTGGCCGACAGCCTCAAGTTCCGTGGCCACAAGGTCATCCTGGCCGCCTGCTCGCCGTTCCTGCGGGATCAGTTCCTGCTGAATCCCAGCTCTGAGCTGCAGGTCTCACTGATGCACAGTGCACGCATAGTGGCTGACCTGCTCCTCTCTTGCTATACGGGCGCCCTGGAATTCGCCGTCAGGGATATCGTTAATTACCTGACGGCTGCGTCCTACCTGCAGATGGAGCACGTGGTGGAGAAATGCCGGAACGCCCTCAGCCAGTTTATCGAGCCCAAAATAGGCCTCAAAGAGGATGGGGTCAGCGATGCCAGCCTTGTGAGCAGTGTCAGTGCCACCAAATCCCTGCTCCCTCCTGCCAGGACCCCAAAGCCAGCCCCCaaacccccgcccccgccccctctcccccctccACTCCTGAGGCCTGTGAAGCTAGAGTTCCCGCTGGATGAGGACCTGGAGCTGAAGGCCGAGGAAGAGGATGAGGACGAGGACGAGGACGTGTCTGACATCTGCATCGTCAAGGTGGAATCAGCCCTGGAGGTGGCACACCGGCTCAAGCCTCCCGGGGGCCTGGGAGGAGGTCTGGGCATTGGAGGCTCTGTGGGCAGCCACCTTGGGGAGCTGGCCCAGAGCAGCGTGCCTCCCAGCACTGTCGCCCCACCGCAGGGTGTGGTGAAAGCCTGCTACAGCCTGTCTGAGGACGCGGAAGGGGAGGGCCTGCTCTTGATCCCTGGAGGCCGGGCCAGTGTGGGGGCCACCTCAGGCCTTGTGGAGGCAGCAGCGGTGGCCATGGCtgcccggggggcggggggcagcctgggggcagggggcggccGGGGACCCCTGCCCGGAGGCTTTTCCAGCGGAAATCCCCTAAAGAACATCAAGTGCACCAAGTGCCCGGAAGTGTTCCAGGGCGTGGAGAAGCTGGTCTTCCACATGCGGGCGCAGCACTTCATCTTCATGTGCCCGCGCTGCGGCAAGCAGTTCAACCACAGCAGCAACCTCAACCGCCACATGAACGTGCACCGCGGCGTCAAGTCGCACTCGTGTGGCATCTGCGGCAAGTGCTTCACGCAGAAGTCCACGCTGCACGATCACCTCAACCTCCACTCGGGAGCGAGGCCCTATCGCTGCTCCTACTGCGACGTGCGCTTCGCTCACAAGCCGGCCATTAGGCGGCACCTCAAGGAGCAGCACGGCAAGACCACAGCAGAGAACGTGCTGGAGGCTAGTGTGGCCGAGATCAATGTCCTCATCCGCTAG
- the C2 gene encoding complement C2 isoform X1 — protein MDPLMAVLYLLPLYPGLATATLSCPKNVNISGGSFTLSNGWSPGSILTYSCPLGRYPYPVVTRLCKSNGQWQIPRSTRSTKAICKPVRCPAPVSFENGVYTPRLGSHPVGGNLSFECEDGFTLRGSAVRQCRPNGMWDGETAVCDNGASHCPNPGISVGAVRTGSRFGLGDKVRYRCSSNLVLTGSAERECQDDGVWSGTEAICRQPYSYDFPEDVAPALGTSFSHLLATTNPIQQKTENLGRKIQIQRSGHLNLYLLLDASQSVSKDDFEIFKDSASRMVDRIFSFEIKVSVAIITFASKPKIIMSVLDDRSRDVTEVENSLRNINYKDHENGTGTNIYEALHGVYIMMNNQMNRLHMNPVAWREIRHAIILLTDGKSNMGGSPKVAVDNIKEVLNINQKRKDYLDIYAIGVGSLDVDWKELNNLGSKKDGERHAFILKDVQALSQVFEHMLDVSQLTDPICGVGNMSANASAQERTPWHVTFKPRSQETCRGALISDQWVLTAAHCFRNAEDSTLWRVSVGDPNFQGGKEFQIEKAVISPGFNVFSKKNQGIPEFYGDDIALLKLTQKVKMSSHARCQSLGWEGTLYRGECPGEPWMRGHQGWASVTLVLLLRPICLPCTVGANLALRRLPGSTCRDHEMELLNQVSIPAHFVALNGDKLNVNLKTGSEWTNCVRVVSEDKTTFPNLTDVREVVTDQFLCSGTQGDDSPCKGESGGAVFLERRLRFFQVGLVSWGLYNPCGSSSKNSRKPATRGKVPRDFHINLFRLQPWLRQHLEGILNFVPL, from the exons ATGGACCCACTGATGGCCGTCCTTTACTTGCTGCCCCTGTACCCAG GTTTGGCTACAGCCACGCTTTCCTGCCCCAAGAACGTGAATATCTCTGGGGGCAGTTTCACCCTCAGCAACGGCTGGAGCCCTGGGAGTATCCTCACCTACTCTTGCCCCCTGGGCCGCTACCCGTACCCGGTGGTGACAAGGCTGTGCAAGAGCAATGGACAGTGGCAAATTCCAAGATCCACTCGGTCGACAAAGGCGATCTGTAAAC ctGTTCGCTGTCCAGCCCCTGTTTCCTTTGAGAATGGTGTGTACACCCCACGGCTGGGGTCCCACCCGGTGGGCGGCAACCTGAGCTTCGAGTGTGAGGATGGCTTCACCCTGCGGGGCTCAGCTGTGCGACAGTGTCGCCCCAATGGCATGTGGGATGGCGAGACGGCCGTGTGTGACAATGGCG CCAGCCACTGCCCCAACCCGGGCATTTCCGTGGGTGCAGTGAGGACCGGCTCTCGCTTCGGCCTTGGGGACAAGGTCAGATACCGCTGCTCCTCGAATCTGGTGCTGACAGGGTCTGCGGAGCGCGAGTGCCAGGACGACGGGGTCTGGAGTGGGACGGAGGCCATCTGCCGCC AGCCCTACTCCTACGACTTTCCTGAGGATGTGGCCCCCGCCCTGGGCACCTCCTTCTCCCACTTACTTGCAACCACCAATCCCATCCAGCAGAAGACAG aaaactTGGGTCGCAAAATACAAATCCAGCGTTCCGGTCATCTGAACCTCTACCTGCTCCTGGACGCCTCTCAGAGTGTGTCCAAAGATGACTTTGAAATCTTCAAGGACAGCGCCTCCCGCATGGTGGACAGG ATCTTCAGCTTTGAGATCAAGGTTAGTGTTGCCATCATCACTTTTGCATCAAAGCCCAAAATCATCATGTCGGTCTTGGATGACAGATCCCGGGATGTGACTGAAGTGGAGAACAGTCTGAGAAATATCAACTATAAAG ACCATGAAAATGGAACTGGGACCAACATCTACGAGGCCCTCCATGGTGTCTATATAATGATGAATAACCAAATGAATCGGCTCCATATGAACCCAGTGGCCTGGCGGGAAATCCGACATGCCATCATCCTTCTGACAGACG GAAAGTCCAACATGGGCGGCTCTCCCAAGGTGGCTGTTGACAATATCAAAGAGGTCTTGAACATCAACCAGAAGAGGAAAGATTATCTGG ACATCTATGCCATTGGCGTGGGCAGCCTAGATGTGGATTGGAAAGAGCTGAATAACCTGGGGTCCAAGAAGGATGGCGAGAGGCACGCCTTTATTCTGAAGGATGTGCAGGCGCTGAGCCAGGTCTTCGAGCACATGCTGG ATGTCTCTCAGCTCACAGACCCCATCTGTGGGGTGGGGAACATGTCTGCCAATGCCTCTGCCCAGGAGAGGACACCCTGGCACGTTACCTTTAAG CCCAGGAGCCAGGAGACCTGCCGGGGGGCCCTCATCTCTGACCAGTGGGTCCTGACAGCCGCTCACTGCTTCCGCAATGCCGAGGACAGCACACTGTGGAGGGTCAGTGTGG GGGATCCCAACTTTCAGGGGGGCAAAGAATTCCAAATTGAGAAGGCAGTGATCTCCCCGGGGTTCAATGTCTTTTCCAAGAAGAATCAGGGAATCCCGGAGTTCTATGGCGATGACATCGCTCTGCTAAAGCTGACCCAGAAAGTGAAGATGTCCAGCCATGCCAGGTGCCAGAGTCTGGGATGGGAGGGCACCCTCTACAGGGGAGAGTGTCCTGGGGAGCCCTGGATGAGGGGACACCAAGGATGGGCCTCTGTGACCCTGGTCCTTCTCCTCAGGCCCATCTGCCTCCCCTGCACAGTGGGGGCCAACCTGGCTCTGCGGAGACTCCCAGGCAGTACCTGCCGAGACCACG AGATGGAGCTTCTGAACCAAGTGAGCATTCCTGCTCATTTTGTGGCTTTGAATGGGGATAAGCTGAACGTTAACCTCAAGACAGGGTCAGAG TGGACAAACTGTGTCAGGGTCGTCTCTGAAGACAAAACCACGTTCCCCAACCTGACAGATGTCAGAGAGGTGGTGACAGACCAATTCCTATGCAGTGGGACCCAGGGGGATGACAGTCCCTGCAAGG GAGAATCCGGGGGAGCAGTTTTCCTTGAGCGGAGACTCAGGTTTTTTCAG GTGGGCCTGGTGAGCTGGGGTCTCTACAACCCCTGTGGCAGCTCCAGTAAGAACTCCCGCAAACCTGCGACCCGTGGCAAGGTTCCGCGAGATTTCCACATCAACCTCTTCCGCCTGCAGCCCTGGCTCAGGCAGCATCTGGAGGGCATCCTGAACTTTGTGCCCCTCTAA